The genome window ACATCCAATAATTACCAAAGAAAAACATTCAGACAATGAGGATTTAGAAACACTCACTCcgttgcatacacacacacacaaaaaaagacaaaacaacaacaacatttggACAGAGGTGCTTAATCGGAATCAAAGCTTTCAGCCGTAGGCCATGTATGGAAAAGTGAAATATTACAAAAGTTTGTGCCCCTTAAAATTCGTtccgtttttttatttatactctgTCATTTTCCCGGTCTGAAAGTTCTCCTAATTAAAGCACCTGGCTAAAAACCAGCATGTGCGTCTTTTTCTGCTTactgatttaaatgaaaaaaaaaaaaaaaaaaaaaacaacaacgctATCTGCCTTTTCTACATGCACGAGCTTTGTCGGCGCGGCTCAGACTGACAGGTGACAGACAAAAATCCGTAATCCTTTCCACGCAGACATCACAGGTAACATCGTTACTGATAACTCTCTCATGGACTCGAAATTcatgatgcttttctgttgccatGTTCCAGTTCTATCATCTGTAACtactaaaaagaagaaaaaaaaatgttaaagaataAGAGAGGAGAGAACACATGCATTGCTTTTAAAAGGGGGGATGCAAACTTTTGAACTTCCTTCACCCCCGTCTCCCAAATAACATTGTACACTAATACTGTGCGACATttataggggggaaaaaaaaaataaaaaaacagcaaaaagtaATTTAGGGgacacaaacttttgcacttggCTGCATAGAATGCACAGATCTGTTGCGGTGAATACCAAAGTGAGATATAATAcaaaatttcacacacacacactttacagccAGTTAACCCCTTAAACCTCTTCGACATTACAgcaggttattagactttagaggattaataaatataaactctCATTTTTTAAGCAGATGTTGCGCAACGCCACGTGAGTaattatacatacattttaatatatatttgctGTTATAGATCTTTTCCTTAAAGCTATAAATGAGATCTGAGATTAGTTTTTTCATTTCCAAAATGAATTTGTGATTAAATATTACGCCgaaataaatatttcacaaCATTGCTGTGGCTTGTGATACTCATCAAAACCCCTGATTCTAGTTTAAgggatctttttttctttaataaatttataagttttattcatttatttttttatgtaatggtGTATAACGTTGCGAGTGTAGCATTCGGACAGACGGCTTAAACAATcagtgaaagttttttttttttttaaatacacgtTTCTGATTCGGGTAAACATGTCTTGCGCGACTTCCAGTGTGTGAACGCTTGCTGTCGCGTGAAACTTCACAGATCCAGTGTAGAAACACAATCCTGAAAACCTTCATCTCCCTTGgaggcatcatcatcatcactagaTTCATACACAACATATAAATAGTCCAATCTTCTGTCGaggaaaaaaacatagaaaaaaaaaaaaaaaaagtaaacacacgTTGCTAAAGAAATGtacagcgcgcacacacacacacgcattgaGATAACAGGCGATCCATGTTTCCTGGATCTATCCTTGGCTCAGTGAGACTCAGCACAAAGAATATCCAGCTctagtgttttctttttcttctgtacaGGAACTGAGGGAACAAATCCTGACAGGGACacaggaaatattttaaaaaataaaacaaagtgcgtcaatgctgttacaggaaagtAATCAGTAATGAAGTAATGCAACATTTATTAGCctaaaattgattatttttctccaaaaatTTCATAATATGAAATGTTgtatgaaatgttttatttcttacagcatacagtttatataataataacaacaataaataatttgtcACACGtatcttacagcacagtgaaatgtttattattattattattataactgtatggtatggtgaaaaaaaagaaataaagcactacaataataacaataacccacccacacacacacatacacacacacacacagagtgacagAGTTAaatgccttgctcaagggttcaTCAGTGGTGGTGTTtgggcttgaacccctgaccttctaaTCAGTAACCCAGACCCTTAACCATCTAAACCACCCATTTGTGGCTACATTAAACAGAACAAACctaaagaaaaagttcacataGTATGcttatacaaaacacacacacacacacacctcaggcATTGAGCAGCTCTTCATCGCTTCGCCCGATAGCATCGGGGTTGGAAAGCGGGTCCAGGTCGGCGAAAAGGTTAAACCATGCGGACATGTCCCGACCTCCACCTTTGGGagctacaaaatgaaaaaaaattactgttatttaaaacGCTTTATGAATATAAATCTCTCTCCTTTCCGTATTTGAAAGCGGACATACCGTTATCCAGCGTCCTGGGGCTGTGCTGCGGAGCCGGGGCCTGACCGGAAGTGGGCGTGGCTTGAAGGGGAGCGGTTTGAAACATGGGCGGAGTCATCCATCCTGTGATTTACAAAAAACACTTTGCTTTATTAGTAAGTTAACATAACTCCTAaaatgtgtccaaacatttttaactaaaaataaatgtttgtagatattttaaaagtagttttactgcaaaTAACATATATTACACATACATGTACGCAgacaaggacaaaaaaaaaaaaaaaaaaaaaacattccaaaaGCAGAAGAGTGTGTGTTCAATAagtccaccactagatggcagtgtgCATTTGTGCATGTGGAGAAGTCTAACCAGTGGTGCTGAGGCCGTGGTCGAGGAGCTGTGAAGGCAGGAAGCCGGTGGGACTCGGAGGCTGTGAGGGAGAGCGGGGCGCAGCGGCGCTGGTGGTGACGGTGCTCGGTGGCGCCGCAGGAAAAGAGCCTTGTGTGGTACAGGGGGCGCTCGGGGGGGCCTCGAAGCAGCCGAAAGCGTCCTGCCACGCCTTGCTGAATTCGTCTGTTCCGCTCGAGGCCCCTGGGCTCAGCAGGTCCTGCAGGAAGGACAGATCACCTCGctctccttcctcctcctccgcgCCGAAGTGCGGCGCGAGACCCGAGAGCAAATCTGCGCCGGCTGGAGCGAGGGAAAACAAGAGTGGGTTAAAGAGTGACCTGACTGTCTGCTGGACGCCGTGTCACGAGCACCCTCTGATCCACAGAGAGTTAAATGCTCAAGTTTTACTCTggctattgtttttatttatcttagattttattaattataatgagTAGATTAACAAGTgtagtgtgcgagtgtgagGAAGGAAGTGAAAGGCACACATTTTGTCAAAATTCAGACATCAAGAATATAAGAATGAAGAGACAGAATAAACTCAGCAGACATGAAGCAaggaaaaaagtggaaaaagacAAAAGGTCTAGTCTTCTCCAGTTGAGAGGATAAGGAATTTTGAAAGCCAGACGATTCCAGAAAGGATATAGTTTCAGAAAGTTACTGTtccaaaaacaagaacaaacagAAGAGCCAGTGTGAGCCTCCAGTCACGCTGAAGTAAGAGCCCTCGATCAGAATGCTTTAAAGTACCCCTAAGTGcatcattgtttaaaaaaaaaaaaaaaagaaaaaaaaaaaatcaacacccTATTAAGAATCAACCTGAATTTTCATGTTACGTAAATGTCAAATTGGCATCAGCTACACTGTGCTCTTTAATCTGATAAAtctgcaaataaaataattgatttaaaataaacccATCTGCTACTCTGTAATCTGTTTATCATTCTCTAAATTCTACATCCTAAAATTATTTGCAACATCACACATGGTTGCTTTAAAGCCTTAAAGCTTAGTGATGTCCCAAACCtctcaaaaacaataaaataaataaaaaaatctgcctTTAGCACAAACTCTGATTACATGATCAGAACTGTCCGTTTCTGAGGGTGGGGGTACTTTAAGGAGAGCTGGAGAGACAGGTCTGGGATAGCGGGACAGGGATCAAAAGTTAAAGACAGATCTGAGAGGACAGAAGAAGGAAGCTGGCTCGGCTCTGAGGAGTTTATACCCTTTTCAGACAGTGGTATAGTGACAAAGGACTCCGTGCTCTGCCCCTGAGACTCGTCCCACTggacagcagggggcagtgCAGACTCTGGGTGGCTCTGAGGATGTGGTATCGGTAGGAATGGGACCACGGCACGACTCTGGTTGGGGTCGGGGGTCATGAGTAAGAGGTCATCGTGTGTAGTGATGTTGCTGACGGGGCGTGAGAGCTCAAACAAAGCTGCGGTACAAATGGGGTAAATGGGGAATACTGTAACATCTGTTgagttataaataataaaatatttgtttaaacaaGAACAATCACTAATGATGgaagtttttgtgttttgtagaAAAATTAAGAGTTTTAACTACACAAAAGCATGAACATATATAAACTATGCTTCTAAGTgttcttttataaaattatttttttattttgctttttcattAATGAAGACATCCATATATAGCACACTGTGTTGACGCGAGCAGGGCACTCGATTCggtctttattttcatttaagctTATTAGCCCCATAGAGAAGTGTACAAATTtcatttcagatatttattttatgcctTCAGTTGGTTTGAATCAGtgcaattttatttttggaCAAAACACGGTATcggtgcttaaaaaaaaaaaattgtcaaaacACCATTTTTATAACACTTAATGTTTCTTATCTCCCGatctatactttttttttttttttgtaaatatactacacatttatatttttataatctaaaaagaaacatatttgctaaatacaatttcatgcccttttatgtcagaattcaaatctttcaacggtcttaactgtcattcagatgaaacttggagagtttaaattttacatgaaaagacaaagctgaaaaattgtaaatgcgaaattgtttggaaaaaagatgcttaattttttatagaatgctttaatttaagcaacaatttgtACAGGtatctagaagcttacaccaattttagtataatcaatagaaaagaaatatgaataattttaaatgattattgtttgatacgagatgctgaaaaaaattcccatttttggggcacatatatAATAACCCCAAAACAGCTGAATTTAGGAACCTGCAATTAGTAGGGAAAGCaggattggtcacttccatgttgaataaacttcagaagtacaaaaattttaaaactcaTAAAATAATCGTAATAAAATAAGCACCAATACagtgttttactttaaaaacaaacaaactaacaaaaaaggACTCATACTTTGTCAGTAAAGAGAACAACACATTTACGTGATGCACTTACCCGAGTCTAAACTGGCTGGGAAGGAGGCTCGGTCCTGATCAACTCCAGCAAGAGAACCTGCAGCAGAAGAGCGTTTCGTCCAAAGTTACTCTTATGTGGTTTTTAGAAACAGAACAAGCGTCCCGGTTCATACATACCAGCCTCAAGCGCAGATTTTCCCGTCTCCTCCTCCTCTAGTGAGActagtctgttaaaaaaataaatggcgcaataaataaaagcagcagACATTTGCACATTGAGAGACACACGGGAGTGTGTAAATATTCTGATGAACAAACGAGGGGATTTAAGGTGCTCCGACACTGATGATTAAACAGAGATGTGACATCTAATTCATCTGAAACACACTGTTCAAATGGTTTAAGTGTGTGATTTTAACTTAATCTGATTCCTGCCTGCAGGGGGCGTCTCGGGACAGACGTTAACCCAGACGCTGCATCTTTCTCACGTGTATTTGTCCTGCTTGTATTTGCTTACTTGTCTGCGTTCCTTTGCTTTTCTTCATCTTTGTCGTCCTCCAGTGATAGACCATCAGAAAGGTGCTCCAGCGGGTCCCTCAACTCCTGGGAGCAGCACACACATTAATGAagctccatcatcatcatcatacaaAACACACCACCTTTCAGCATCTCATTATCACAAATTTGCCTGAAAACAGACCTTCAGGGTGGTGAAGTTGTACGGGACGTATCCCTTAAAGGAGTCGTGGATGCCAGACATGATGTTCGCCGTTTTCTCCCAGAACTGCAGGAGGGTAgtctaaaagaaagaaagagagagagagacgattGCACTCGGCAGAGAAAATACGCCCACGTACTGCGAGGACaggctgtaaataaactactcgtatatactgtagaaacaaATCGGAGagagtaaaaaattttttttttcgaaaattAATGGACatcagagagaaagaagaaatgaATCAGCGGATTCTTTAAGGAATGAACAAGTGAATCTGCAAGTctgtgaataaatgaatgtacaaattaataaaagtacatcaatgaatgaatgaatcggTGAATCACTGAGCAAATGAATCCTTGAACAAATGAATTATcgaaatattaaatgaataaataaataatttggacAATGACCCACTGAGAGACTCAATATAACCCTAAACGAGTTTAACAGTGGACCAGTACGGTGCAGATACCTGGTACGTGCAAAGGGAATGAGAGAGCATGTTGCACCGACTCGCCCCCAGCATGTCCACCTTCTGACACACATCGTTCTTCAGCTTATCGAACTGCACCTTCGTTCCCCTCACCTGTGCCtgcacctaaacacacacacacaaaaaagaaatacatgcGTTAGATTGTATAATGAGACACTTTTTATATTAGCTATATGTGTAGGCTTATCCAGGGGAGTAAATGCACAGCATTATACTTTAGAAGTTTCAGGTGGATTAATAGGAAAGGGAGGGGCATTAAGTGTTGAGTTCATTCCtgatttgacctttttttttaaatcttcatttgatttaatgtaatttaaacaatttaaaatgaaaaaatatttatataccaggtgttaaaaaaaacaaaaatcaaactTGCATCAATATATGAAAATTCCAGCACCAACACAAAAATGCACGTCTTGCTCTACCCAGACAAAGCCCTAATGTGTGTGACCCACTGAATAAAGGTGACTGCATGATTCGGTTACTCCGTCCTTTGTACACCTCCCGGCCCGTGAGGAAATCAGACACCGGCTACGAAAGCTCTCGTCCCCAAAACAACCGGGACTTCAGCTTGAGATACTCGACACCACTGAGATTTCACTTTCACACACCCTGTTTTTCCCTTGGTTTTCAACATCTTACCGTTTCTTCTTCTGGTCTCCCACAGACATACATGCTTTCGGCTCATTTTGAACACTGTAAACATCACTAATTGGTAAAACACAATTTATCTTCCTTGAAACATCTTCGCCACCCTTTAGAGGAGCCGTACAGACTTTCTGTGGACGTGATGATGCTGCCCAGATGGTGAATTCAGCACTCGCGTACTCCCGGCTATATGTTTAACCAGGTCTTTGGGGCGTTTTTACACTGGGCACGATTGATTTCTACCGTGCCCAAGAACCAACattcacattgtttttttgttttttttttgctctccgTATTTGGGTACACTTGTGTATTTACACTCTCCGATGAGGCAGGTAGCAGTATGCCCCTGCTCTCTAAATCACAAGAAAAGAACATTAAAATTCTTGCAACGcctgttattaatatttttttgtggggGGGGATGACAAGAGTAACACTCTCACGTGCCTTCCTAGGACTGTGTAGGTCAGAGAATAACATTGGAAACAGAGGAGATGGATGGGGATAATGAGGTCATATCTAAACATATACCCTCCTTTCATTCTCAGGTACGattggcttccatatctgattcgatCTGTGCCTGAGTATGTGAAAGCTGTATAATTTTTCACGTTTATGTTCTCTCCTATCTAAATGAACCTTCTTCTGACACCCTTTACTCCCTCACTATAAAAAGCTTCCATTTTCCAAAATCTCACAAAGTCTCCATTGTAGAGACTTTGTGAGTGTTTGCCGACACTTTTAATCTTGTTAACTttagtgagaaagagagaaagagagagcaagagaccTTGCGGAACTTTTCCAGCTGTTTGTAGGTGTCGGGGTCCAGCT of Clarias gariepinus isolate MV-2021 ecotype Netherlands chromosome 6, CGAR_prim_01v2, whole genome shotgun sequence contains these proteins:
- the ical1 gene encoding islet cell autoantigen 1-like isoform X2, coding for MDTYGFTSPVLSEDRSVMGRMQKKFWKTKQVLIKATGKKEDEHVVASDADLDAKLEFFRSIQTTCTELLRDIEKYQQRITRLSQEENELGLFLRFQAEHDKTKAGSMMDATSKALCTSAKQRLVLCPPLQRMEQEVETFRRRAIADTLLTVSRMEKARTEYRGALLWMKDVSQELDPDTYKQLEKFRKVQAQVRGTKVQFDKLKNDVCQKVDMLGASRCNMLSHSLCTYQTTLLQFWEKTANIMSGIHDSFKGYVPYNFTTLKELRDPLEHLSDGLSLEDDKDEEKQRNADKLVSLEEEETGKSALEAGSLAGVDQDRASFPASLDSAGADLLSGLAPHFGAEEEEGERGDLSFLQDLLSPGASSGTDEFSKAWQDAFGCFEAPPSAPCTTQGSFPAAPPSTVTTSAAAPRSPSQPPSPTGFLPSQLLDHGLSTTGWMTPPMFQTAPLQATPTSGQAPAPQHSPRTLDNAPKGGGRDMSAWFNLFADLDPLSNPDAIGRSDEELLNA
- the ical1 gene encoding islet cell autoantigen 1-like isoform X1, with product MDTYGFTSPVLSEDRSVMGRMQKKFWKTKQVLIKATGKKEDEHVVASDADLDAKLEFFRSIQTTCTELLRDIEKYQQRITRLSQEENELGLFLRFQAEHDKTKAGSMMDATSKALCTSAKQRLVLCPPLQRMEQEVETFRRRAIADTLLTVSRMEKARTEYRGALLWMKDVSQELDPDTYKQLEKFRKVQAQVRGTKVQFDKLKNDVCQKVDMLGASRCNMLSHSLCTYQTTLLQFWEKTANIMSGIHDSFKGYVPYNFTTLKELRDPLEHLSDGLSLEDDKDEEKQRNADKLVSLEEEETGKSALEAGSLAGVDQDRASFPASLDSALFELSRPVSNITTHDDLLLMTPDPNQSRAVVPFLPIPHPQSHPESALPPAVQWDESQGQSTESFVTIPLSEKAGADLLSGLAPHFGAEEEEGERGDLSFLQDLLSPGASSGTDEFSKAWQDAFGCFEAPPSAPCTTQGSFPAAPPSTVTTSAAAPRSPSQPPSPTGFLPSQLLDHGLSTTGWMTPPMFQTAPLQATPTSGQAPAPQHSPRTLDNAPKGGGRDMSAWFNLFADLDPLSNPDAIGRSDEELLNA